In Nostoc piscinale CENA21, the genomic stretch TAGAAATCGCTGGCTAAAATTACTCAATAGTTTAGGACTAGAGTTTTGGCTGCCAATTCCTTTAATCGGACTGTTTTTTTGGTTGAGTACAGGTTTGCTAACGCATCAAGTATTGAGCTATACCTATGGCACAACTGCTCAAATCCACGCCGACTCAAAACATCAAATTCAGTTTTCTGTTTCCGTGGCTGTCATGTCTATTGAAGCGTTAATTCAACGTCAAGAAAAGTTGACTGAAGTCAAAGTTTACACTGCTGATTCAGTGTTAAAGCAAATGGAATTTGAGTTTCCTGTGACTGAATTCGCTCAAGTTGATGCCGCGATCGCTCAAGCTGTAGGACTACCAATCACAGCAATTAAACAGTTAATACGTTATCGCCTTGAAAACTAATACTAAATACTACCTCTAGTATTCCTACTCCCTACTCCCTACCTATGCAGATAATTTCAGTAATCAAAACGGATTCCTATAGATACTTAATATAAACACAAAAATACCGGACTTAACAAGTTCCGGTAAATCTTTGGGAATATCTACTAATGAGCCATTAATGAATTCTTTCGCGGAGTAATTGTTCTTCTAATGCCGCAATTCGATTATAAGCTGCGGTTAATTGCGCTGTTAGTCTTTGTATTTGAATTTCTGGTGTTAAAATCTTATCCCCGCCTTGACGATTCATATCTATATAAGCGCCATCTGTCAGAACATCCTTGTGTTCTAGTTCTTGATTAAAACTAATTTGTCCTTTGAACTGATAGGGAAAAGTCTCGCTATTTTCTTGATAGTTATCTTTTACAGATGTTTTAGCCAAGGAGCACTCTGTGAAAGCCTGAGCAACTTTAATATCTAGCTGCTCAATTACCTGGTAGAGGGCATCCAGTTTATGGCTCAAAGTTAGAATCTGGTTTTGTAATGGCTCCATCTAATACCCTCGTCAGTATATTTCCTCCATGTTATTCAATTTACTGGCAATGTTAAACATACTTATGAATTATTTAATTATTCCAATAATCTGTCGAAATGATATACCTAAGTCATTAATTATCAATCTTTCTCCAAAAAATTGGAAGTGAATACCATTACTAATGTTAAAAAATGTAAACTTGAGCTAACTTATTTTTAGAAAATTTTGAAATCTTAAAAATTAAAAAACTATTTACGAATAACTGAAACGATAAAAGCTACATTAGTCTGGTTTGTTTTAGAAATTATCTGTACAGCCTGAGAGTAAGGATTAGGGAGTCGAGAATAGGAAAAAGTGTTTTGTGGATGTACTATATTTTTCAGAAATCAAAGTATCATTTATGCTTATATTATTATTTTTATCTAGTTCTCTCATAATTGATATTTTCTTGACAATTGTTTTTTAAATTTTGATTTGAATCTGATTGTGGGATGGGCTTCTAGCTTATCTATTGCAGGCCTTTCTTCCCAAACCCCAAACAAGCTACTCCACTAAACCATTTCACGTTAAAATGGTCAGGCGATCGCACCTCAGAATTCAGACTTCAAAAAGTTTTTCCCAGTCAGGAATAGCCTCGCGTTGAGCAATTAATAATTCTTGAATACCTTTTTCGGCAAAATCTAATAGTTGATTTAACTGAGTGCGAGTAAAACTACCTTCTTCTGCTGTTCCTTGAACTTCAATGATTCCCAGACAATTATCCATGACGACGTTGAAATCTACTGTAGCGGCTACGTCTTCTGGGTAATTTAAATCTAGATATGGTTTACCTTCCAATAAGCCTACAGAAACGGCTGCGACTTGTCCACATAAAGGCGATCGCTCTAACACCCCGCGCTGTAATAATTGCGAAATGGCCTGTGCTAAAGCCACAAAACCACCTGTAATGGCTGTGGTTCTGGTTCCTGCATCTGCTTGCAATACATCAGCATCTACAGTGATGGTACGTTCTCCTAAAGCCTCAAAATCTAGAGTTGCTCTTAAGCTGCGTCCAATTAACCGTTGAATTTCTTGCGTCCTTCCCGACAATTTCAACCATTCCCTTTCCTGGCGTTGCTGGGTGGCGGCGGGTAACATTCGGTACTCAGCCGTTAACCAACCTTTGCCACTTCCCGTTAAAAACCTTGGTACTCCCTCAGTCACACTGACATTACAAAGTACCTGAGTATCCCCGCATCTAGCTAAAACTGAACCAGGTGCAAAGCGAGTAAAGCCAGACTGAAAGCTTACAGGGCGGAGTTCGTAAGGTTGTCTGCCATCGGGACGCTGCCATGCCATTGGATTTGCCTCAAGATTTTCCTATTAGGATACTGTGTGAAGTGTGAAGTCTGAAATTTGCAATCTGAAATTTTATCTTTTGACTCAAAACTCACACTTTGACTCCTGTCGACTTCTCCTGGCGGAGACGCTGCGCGAACGCTCGCTACAAGTCGCTCAGTATAAAAAACTCAGCACTTAACATTCAGCACTCAACAGCAAATTCAGAATATTCTGTTCGACCATATCAGGTATTTGATCGCCGTTGATGGTTAACAGACGGCGGCGACGGTCGTAATATTCTAGGATGGGGATAGTGCGATCGTAAAAAAAGTTCTACGCGGCGCTGGACGATTTCTGGTTGGTCATCTGGTAGAGAACGCCCCAAAGAACGGCTGACCATGACGGCTTGCGGGACTTGTAAATAAATTGCCCAGTCTAGTTTCTGCTCTAAAGTATCCAATAAAAAATCTAATTCTTCTGATTGAAAGGCTGTGCGGGGATAACCTTCTAATATCCAACCACAAATAACATCAGGCTTTGTCAGGCGCAGCCGCATTAATTCAATCATCATTTCATCGGGAACTAACTCGCCTCTGGCTACGTAGGGTTGTGCATGGCGACCGAGTTCGCTATAGTTAGCGATCGCTTCCCGTAAAATTTCACCCGTAGAAATCTGAGGTATATCAAAGTGTCTGCCCAGCCTTTGCGCTTGAGTGCTTTTACCTGATCCTGAACCTCCCAGAATCACTAATTTCACTTGACTTCACTCCTCATCTGGTAAAATTCACAACATTCTACTCTGTTTTTTCCAAATTCAGAGTTCTGATGAGACTCGGCTAATTTCATTCATGGCTCCAAATTTTGCGATCGTGTTGCGACTAGTGTCATCCAAAAAACGAAAATGTCAATATCTCATCTGTAAACCTTGACCTGAGAACAAAGCTAGTACAATAAGGCAAAAGTAAAAAGTGAGCCATTGCGGTGGACGGGTTTCCCGGCATAAAGCAAATGGCGAACCCGAAGGGTTAAAAGGCAAGAGACAAGTCGTTATTAGTTTTTGCCTATTACAGACAAATTTGTTATAAATAGCTGCAAAAATTCTCGCATTTTGTGTAATTTTATAAATTTTCCTTATGGTTGCCCAGTTAGAATCTTTTAGCACCAATTCGACAATTTCTTTGCCAAATCCAGTAGAAGGGCTTGTGCAGGTTTTCACCAGTTCTCACCGTAACTTTTTCACCACCGTTATGGCGCAAGCCTTAAGAATTGCTGGTCAAGGCACATCTGTATTAGTAGTACAGTTTCTCAAAGGCGGTATTGGTCAAGGACAGGACAAACCAATTCAGTTAGGGCAGAATCTTGACTGGATACGCTGTGATTTGCCTCGCTGTATCGATACACCACAACTAGACGAAGCCGAAAACCAAGCTTTACAAAAATTATGGCAACACACTCAAAATGTCGTCTACGAAGGTAAATATTCCCTGGTAGTTTTAGATGAGTTAAGTTTAGCCATCAACTTTGGTTTGATTCCCGAAGCCGATGTTTTAGCTTTCTTAGCAAAACGTCCGCCCCACATCGATATAATTCTCACAGGCCCAGAAATGCCCAAATCCCTGTTAGATGTCGCCGACCAAATTACCGAAATTCGCCGGAGCGATCGCCCCTAAACAAAGGGCATAGATTATTAGTCGCAAATCACGGTATCTTAGTAATCTTGTTTGTTTGAATTACTTGTGATCTTGTGATTA encodes the following:
- a CDS encoding P-loop NTPase family protein is translated as MVAQLESFSTNSTISLPNPVEGLVQVFTSSHRNFFTTVMAQALRIAGQGTSVLVVQFLKGGIGQGQDKPIQLGQNLDWIRCDLPRCIDTPQLDEAENQALQKLWQHTQNVVYEGKYSLVVLDELSLAINFGLIPEADVLAFLAKRPPHIDIILTGPEMPKSLLDVADQITEIRRSDRP
- the rph gene encoding ribonuclease PH, with the protein product MAWQRPDGRQPYELRPVSFQSGFTRFAPGSVLARCGDTQVLCNVSVTEGVPRFLTGSGKGWLTAEYRMLPAATQQRQEREWLKLSGRTQEIQRLIGRSLRATLDFEALGERTITVDADVLQADAGTRTTAITGGFVALAQAISQLLQRGVLERSPLCGQVAAVSVGLLEGKPYLDLNYPEDVAATVDFNVVMDNCLGIIEVQGTAEEGSFTRTQLNQLLDFAEKGIQELLIAQREAIPDWEKLFEV